From Humisphaera borealis, the proteins below share one genomic window:
- a CDS encoding MBL fold metallo-hydrolase, giving the protein MDASGSPENLPAASGSRKERPGAHWKVVADWAKARPWALAAADRLGRSRGRLAVVDRLMPPPPAPLTPDLSGWNAAELAAVWIGHATILLRIGGQTVLTDPVFAHRIGLGLGLITAGPRRRFAPAVDLRKLPPIDLILMSHAHFDHLDRPTLARLPKKTPIVTAPHTRDLLKDLGYASITELRWKESTDIGPLRITAEPVRHWGARTFHDAHRGYNAYQIESRTGPGRRVFFGGDSAHQELWRDLPRADLAIVGIGGYRPHIGGHANPEQAWEMIEHLKPDAVIPMHHSTFKLSHEPWGEPMERLMAVADARRVVVDRVGGMWMG; this is encoded by the coding sequence ATGGACGCTTCAGGCAGCCCCGAGAACCTCCCAGCCGCCTCCGGCAGCCGCAAAGAGCGGCCGGGGGCGCATTGGAAAGTCGTCGCCGACTGGGCCAAGGCCCGCCCCTGGGCACTGGCGGCGGCGGATCGGCTCGGTCGCAGCCGCGGTCGCCTGGCCGTCGTCGACCGGCTCATGCCGCCGCCACCCGCGCCGCTGACGCCCGATCTGTCCGGTTGGAATGCCGCCGAGCTCGCCGCCGTATGGATCGGCCATGCGACGATCCTGCTGCGCATCGGCGGGCAGACCGTCCTAACCGATCCGGTCTTCGCACATCGCATTGGATTAGGCCTGGGGCTGATCACGGCCGGCCCGCGCCGCCGCTTCGCACCGGCGGTCGACCTAAGAAAGCTTCCCCCGATCGACCTGATCCTGATGTCGCACGCCCACTTCGATCACCTCGACCGGCCGACCCTCGCCCGGCTGCCGAAGAAGACGCCCATCGTGACGGCGCCGCACACGCGCGATCTGCTGAAGGATCTCGGCTATGCGAGCATCACCGAACTGCGATGGAAGGAGTCCACCGACATCGGCCCGCTGCGCATCACCGCCGAGCCGGTCCGGCACTGGGGCGCGCGCACCTTTCACGATGCCCACCGCGGGTACAACGCGTACCAGATCGAGTCGCGCACCGGGCCGGGCCGCCGGGTGTTCTTCGGCGGAGATTCGGCGCACCAGGAACTCTGGCGCGATCTCCCAAGGGCCGATCTGGCGATCGTCGGCATTGGCGGCTACCGCCCGCATATCGGCGGTCACGCCAACCCCGAGCAGGCGTGGGAGATGATCGAACATCTGAAGCCCGACGCCGTGATTCCCATGCATCACAGCACGTTCAAGCTGAGCCACGAACCGTGGGGAGAGCCGATGGAACGACTGATGGCGGTGGCCGACGCGCGGCGGGTTGTGGTCGATCGGGTGGGGGGAATGTGGATGGGATGA
- a CDS encoding GspE/PulE/PilB domain-containing protein has product MTADHKIPSTASLLDPRGDRFGEFLSRFVSISRHDVYEVLEEQSGTRRKFGQIALQLGLCEPVHVWQAWSAQLLGRTPRVNLSEFGIDSQATADVPAWLAAALGVVPVRSMEDRLVIAASDGTLARATEILTAQTTKPISFVLAEKQQVEDAIARYYTYIPLRTDFQSKTMGCVSKRCGHKCLGEACPARQKLANRAAAMAVA; this is encoded by the coding sequence ATGACCGCCGACCACAAAATTCCGTCGACCGCCTCGCTGTTGGACCCCCGGGGCGACCGCTTTGGCGAGTTCCTCTCGCGGTTCGTTTCGATCTCCCGCCACGACGTCTATGAAGTGCTCGAAGAGCAGTCGGGCACGCGGCGGAAGTTCGGGCAGATCGCCCTTCAGCTTGGGCTTTGCGAGCCGGTTCATGTCTGGCAGGCCTGGAGCGCACAGCTTCTGGGCCGTACGCCCCGCGTCAATCTTTCCGAGTTCGGCATCGACTCGCAGGCAACGGCCGATGTGCCGGCGTGGCTGGCGGCGGCGCTGGGCGTGGTCCCGGTGCGTTCGATGGAAGACCGGCTGGTGATCGCCGCTTCAGACGGCACGCTGGCCCGAGCCACCGAGATTCTCACCGCGCAGACCACCAAGCCGATTTCGTTCGTGCTTGCCGAGAAGCAGCAGGTGGAGGACGCGATCGCCCGCTATTACACGTACATCCCGCTGCGGACGGATTTCCAGTCGAAGACGATGGGCTGCGTCTCGAAGCGATGCGGCCACAAGTGCCTCGGCGAAGCCTGCCCCGCCCGCCAGAAGCTCGCCAATCGTGCCGCGGCGATGGCTGTGGCGTGA
- a CDS encoding M20/M25/M40 family metallo-hydrolase has translation MSTKLLTELCSIPTAPFVEHRIVAFVEKFVAKRPKLSLDRDSYGNLLMELRGTGDPKLPRWVYTAHMDHPGFVARRMLEDGLLEADFHGWVMEEFFKGQSVRFFDGDVESVGNIVDYRIGEERKVPEKVRLRVKKPVTPGTIGMWDQGTGREKSGKFYSRVCDDLAGAAAALVMMDQLHRKPPASTVALLLTRAEEEGFIGAIAASLKPKLLKKSDNIIAIETSAMQPYAPQGGGAIIRTGDKTSVFNSDLTYFITQQAEALKKIAEKKKDDTFKFQRSLMPGGTCEATIYDAYGFKAASICVPLGNYHNMDRAKMKIGPEYIDLGDWHSMVKLFVRVAREGHTWEPGMKPLKERVEKRFRQLEKLLSDPIA, from the coding sequence ATGAGCACCAAGCTCCTGACCGAACTCTGTTCCATTCCGACCGCCCCGTTCGTCGAACATCGCATCGTCGCGTTCGTCGAGAAGTTCGTCGCCAAACGCCCGAAGTTGTCGCTCGACCGCGATAGCTACGGCAACCTTCTGATGGAACTGCGAGGCACCGGCGACCCGAAGCTTCCCCGATGGGTCTACACCGCCCATATGGATCACCCCGGCTTTGTCGCCCGGCGGATGCTCGAAGACGGCCTGCTAGAAGCCGATTTCCACGGCTGGGTGATGGAAGAGTTCTTCAAAGGTCAGAGCGTGCGGTTCTTCGACGGGGACGTCGAATCGGTCGGCAACATCGTTGACTATCGCATTGGCGAGGAACGGAAAGTACCCGAGAAGGTTCGCCTTCGCGTGAAGAAGCCCGTCACCCCCGGCACCATCGGCATGTGGGATCAGGGCACCGGCCGCGAGAAGTCCGGCAAGTTCTATAGCCGGGTCTGCGACGACCTGGCCGGTGCCGCCGCGGCACTGGTGATGATGGACCAGCTCCACCGCAAGCCGCCGGCTTCGACGGTCGCGCTCCTGCTGACGCGGGCCGAAGAGGAGGGGTTCATCGGTGCGATCGCCGCCAGCCTCAAGCCCAAGCTGCTGAAGAAGTCCGACAACATCATCGCGATCGAAACCTCGGCGATGCAGCCCTACGCCCCGCAGGGCGGCGGCGCGATCATTCGTACCGGCGACAAGACCAGCGTCTTCAACTCCGACCTGACCTACTTCATCACCCAGCAAGCCGAGGCACTGAAGAAGATCGCCGAGAAGAAGAAGGACGACACCTTCAAGTTCCAGCGATCGCTCATGCCCGGCGGCACCTGCGAGGCAACCATCTACGACGCCTACGGCTTCAAGGCCGCCAGCATCTGCGTGCCGCTGGGCAACTATCACAACATGGACCGCGCGAAGATGAAGATCGGCCCGGAGTACATCGACCTCGGCGACTGGCATAGCATGGTCAAGCTGTTCGTACGGGTGGCGCGGGAGGGGCACACCTGGGAGCCGGGCATGAAGCCGCTGAAGGAGCGGGTGGAAAAGCGCTTCCGGCAGCTGGAGAAGCTGCTTTCCGATCCGATCGCGTAA
- a CDS encoding serine/threonine-protein kinase, which translates to MRYPAEQSAPDAGDASTRIPALPPVELRRDAVPEVGLAAALPAEIGTSAAGADVSSPAPRLGPNDETLDAFLPAATGGHDPTPERIGQYRIVRKVGEGGMGVVYEAEQLAPVRRTVALKVIKVGMDTKEVVARFDAERQALALMSHSGVARVFDAGMTAAGRPYFAMEFVQGVPLVEYCDRNRLTTRQRLELFVAICSAVQHAHQKGIIHRDLKPSNILVTTVDAKPVPKVIDFGIAKATTQTLTDQSIHTMHGALIGTPEYASPEQAMTGGLDVDTRADIYSLGVILYQLLTGTLPLDSRTLMRDGPGGIARVLREVEPPKPSTRLNQLRRDDPTLSGGTTFAHVAQSRGADHKSLTRQLQGDLDWITLKAMEKDRSRRYATAAELADDITRHLADEPVLARPPSTRYRVVKFMRRHRLGVAAFVTMLVLLVGGIVGTSAGMIRAWISQAQAENAQADAEGQRKHVQATLEQLQRARAFAQQETRKSIVAGLEAAERLLPGKAFDAERLAEPAYRAAAAALGEDDPLTLDAADVLARVRLARGMPADAEKLLRDVVDRTRRLSSATQPASAGLAAVAANPAGGRITPRGRFFADLAQALRARDADGPRSSPAKQEVVALYREALTAFRQDASDKSHLRLDVGTALASMLVADDDLPAAEQAYLSSLADHRALLGEKHERTRSIADRLTTVRVSAGNYAAALETSRDQLRLATSIDAPSEERITRQLDIADLLLRQNRKNEGKQAFDAAVAESRRLRTGADGPNQIRWRYLLLRSGLGDARRWASPYLRAHAWVAVNESLGRNSSRHFGADEVDLASATFSLERWDGTGTDKPASTSVAGGTLDDLRKLQDPPRGLYLLSIQCPRPGYADMRAAAWVMMADWNVSLHAAQGAIPPGSRSSALWTALHSKPFEQFHTPTLFMLDEGNYGERVLGLRLGGGPGGRTTDFAVRATTDISLPPGRYLSAVTADDGVNLHADEAIVVNDWRARVIQTDIVPMQFAGSPRHLRVEFFQAFGEYSLRVQFEPLAPEADAMVARALGADSSDNRRWLLRRGQWWERLGQWRESADCYRKAVETGVSLPWTELEIHLQALRGFGRASAQADEAAEVTTVVEQAAARARSPEVAAESLLYAARQHSLAGRDEPAGDLCTRAIDALASKKMLAEPRGAELGRRAILTRLGAPRVPNDGGIAAQVLSSLDEAMIEDRSLIPKLRNINAADLQWTLVRWQPPGNPVVGHGTFAGIAGTAAPPHDIYLLQLRVQTPEVSHTSAHWVLFARWQWSAFVPEAEGMFDRFALNGLITNPNRAVGQGESDSLAMLDCLAAEPIPDTPDIRYAMVADARLRLPTGRYRVIGSAADGLKVLFDDRRVIHVWPSRQAVRQDLTDVILSGASSCTVHVEHYRTGGDDKLMLRLQPLDPAADALARSLGRTSRSEESLLSDLTEAVREDSFHGWAFGTRGALHARAGRHDKAAADFAVATEIDSTEALWQAHRAVLAMRTGGEPAFTSVVAGWRRQALPEKDRTAAARMAVVLLLKPGKPEADRDKLDHLMGVATMPSPLGGTPPAARFSRAILEYRQGRLDAAEAFARGSPEMVSPPGHAVMCNLLLAMIERDRGHAEKAAEARQRAIAAQDAWSKQPELFDSFDALDWMICQELLKQSR; encoded by the coding sequence ATGCGTTACCCCGCGGAACAATCCGCACCGGACGCCGGCGATGCCTCCACGCGCATCCCGGCGCTGCCACCGGTTGAATTGCGCCGTGACGCCGTACCGGAAGTCGGTCTTGCCGCCGCATTGCCGGCTGAAATCGGAACCTCCGCCGCCGGCGCCGACGTATCTTCACCAGCCCCCCGCCTCGGCCCCAACGACGAAACCCTCGACGCCTTCCTGCCCGCCGCGACCGGCGGTCACGACCCCACGCCAGAGCGCATCGGCCAGTACCGCATCGTTCGCAAAGTGGGCGAAGGCGGTATGGGCGTGGTCTACGAGGCCGAGCAACTGGCGCCCGTCCGGCGGACCGTCGCACTGAAGGTCATCAAGGTCGGGATGGACACCAAGGAGGTGGTCGCCCGGTTCGACGCCGAACGCCAGGCGCTGGCGCTGATGAGCCATTCAGGCGTCGCGCGGGTGTTCGATGCGGGCATGACCGCCGCGGGCCGGCCCTACTTCGCGATGGAGTTCGTTCAGGGTGTACCGCTGGTCGAATACTGCGACCGCAACCGCCTGACCACCCGCCAGCGGCTGGAACTGTTCGTCGCGATCTGCTCGGCCGTTCAGCACGCGCACCAGAAGGGGATCATTCACCGGGACCTTAAGCCGTCGAACATCCTCGTCACCACGGTGGACGCCAAACCGGTGCCGAAGGTGATCGACTTCGGCATCGCCAAGGCGACCACGCAGACGCTGACCGACCAGTCGATCCACACCATGCACGGTGCGCTGATCGGCACGCCTGAGTACGCCAGTCCCGAGCAGGCGATGACCGGCGGGCTGGACGTCGATACGCGTGCGGACATCTATTCGCTGGGCGTGATCCTTTACCAGTTGCTCACCGGTACGCTGCCGCTGGACAGCCGAACGCTGATGCGCGACGGGCCCGGCGGGATCGCGCGGGTGCTGCGCGAAGTCGAGCCCCCGAAGCCGAGCACGCGGCTCAATCAGCTTCGGAGGGACGATCCGACGCTGTCGGGCGGAACGACGTTCGCGCATGTCGCCCAGTCGCGCGGGGCGGACCACAAGTCGCTGACACGGCAGCTTCAGGGTGACCTGGACTGGATCACGCTTAAGGCGATGGAGAAGGATCGGTCCCGGCGTTACGCCACCGCCGCCGAGCTGGCCGACGACATCACCCGCCATCTCGCAGACGAGCCGGTCCTGGCCCGCCCGCCGAGCACGCGTTACCGGGTCGTCAAGTTCATGCGAAGGCACCGGCTGGGGGTGGCGGCGTTCGTCACAATGCTGGTGCTGCTGGTGGGCGGGATCGTCGGCACCAGCGCGGGCATGATCCGGGCGTGGATCAGCCAGGCTCAGGCCGAAAACGCACAGGCCGACGCCGAAGGCCAGCGCAAACACGTTCAGGCGACGCTCGAGCAGCTCCAGCGGGCGCGGGCCTTCGCGCAGCAGGAAACCCGAAAGTCGATCGTCGCCGGCCTGGAAGCAGCCGAACGACTGCTTCCGGGCAAGGCGTTCGATGCCGAACGGCTGGCCGAGCCGGCCTACCGGGCGGCGGCGGCGGCGCTCGGCGAGGACGACCCGCTGACGCTCGACGCGGCCGACGTACTGGCCCGCGTGCGCCTCGCCCGTGGCATGCCCGCCGACGCCGAAAAACTCCTGCGCGACGTCGTCGATCGAACCCGGCGTCTGTCGTCGGCAACGCAGCCGGCATCGGCCGGATTGGCCGCCGTCGCCGCCAACCCCGCCGGCGGACGCATCACGCCGCGGGGGCGATTCTTTGCCGATCTCGCCCAGGCCCTTCGGGCACGCGACGCCGACGGTCCACGCTCGTCACCGGCCAAGCAGGAAGTGGTCGCGCTCTACCGCGAGGCGCTGACGGCGTTCCGCCAGGACGCCTCCGACAAATCGCACCTGCGGCTCGATGTCGGCACGGCTCTGGCATCCATGCTCGTTGCCGACGACGACCTGCCCGCCGCCGAACAGGCCTATCTCTCTTCCCTCGCCGATCATCGCGCCCTGCTCGGTGAGAAGCACGAACGCACCCGCAGCATCGCCGACCGCCTGACCACCGTCAGGGTGTCGGCCGGCAACTACGCGGCGGCCCTAGAGACGTCTCGCGATCAACTTCGACTGGCCACATCGATCGACGCACCGTCCGAGGAGCGCATCACCCGGCAACTGGACATCGCCGATCTGCTGCTGCGTCAGAACCGCAAGAATGAAGGCAAGCAAGCATTCGATGCCGCCGTTGCCGAGAGCCGGAGGCTGCGGACCGGGGCCGACGGACCCAACCAGATTCGCTGGCGATACCTGCTGCTGCGGTCCGGTCTGGGCGACGCACGGCGATGGGCGAGCCCCTATCTCCGGGCCCATGCGTGGGTGGCCGTCAACGAATCGCTCGGCCGCAACTCGTCGCGCCATTTCGGCGCCGACGAGGTCGATCTGGCCTCGGCAACCTTCTCGCTCGAACGATGGGACGGAACGGGGACGGACAAACCGGCGTCGACATCAGTCGCCGGTGGAACGCTGGACGACCTCCGAAAGCTCCAGGACCCGCCGCGGGGGCTGTACCTGCTATCCATCCAGTGTCCCCGACCCGGCTACGCCGACATGCGAGCCGCCGCCTGGGTCATGATGGCCGACTGGAACGTTTCGCTGCACGCCGCACAAGGTGCGATTCCGCCCGGCAGTCGGTCGAGCGCCCTCTGGACCGCACTGCACAGCAAGCCGTTCGAGCAGTTCCACACGCCCACGCTGTTCATGCTCGACGAAGGCAACTACGGCGAGCGCGTGCTGGGCCTTCGGCTCGGCGGCGGGCCCGGCGGGCGGACGACCGATTTTGCCGTCCGCGCCACCACCGACATCTCCCTGCCGCCGGGCAGGTATCTGTCGGCGGTGACGGCCGATGACGGGGTCAACCTGCACGCCGACGAGGCCATCGTCGTGAACGACTGGCGGGCCCGGGTTATCCAGACCGACATCGTGCCGATGCAGTTCGCCGGCTCGCCCCGCCACCTGCGCGTGGAATTCTTCCAGGCCTTCGGCGAGTACTCGCTGCGGGTGCAGTTCGAACCGCTGGCGCCCGAGGCCGATGCCATGGTCGCCCGGGCGCTGGGTGCCGATTCGTCCGACAATCGCCGCTGGCTGCTGCGTCGCGGGCAGTGGTGGGAACGGCTCGGCCAGTGGCGCGAATCGGCCGACTGCTACCGCAAGGCGGTCGAGACGGGTGTCTCGTTGCCGTGGACCGAGCTCGAAATCCACCTTCAGGCGCTGCGGGGTTTCGGACGAGCGTCAGCCCAGGCTGATGAAGCCGCCGAGGTGACCACCGTGGTCGAGCAGGCGGCGGCCCGAGCCCGGTCACCCGAAGTCGCCGCCGAGAGCCTGCTCTATGCCGCCCGCCAGCACAGCCTGGCCGGTCGCGACGAACCCGCCGGCGACCTCTGCACCCGCGCGATCGACGCCCTGGCGTCCAAGAAAATGCTGGCCGAACCGCGCGGCGCAGAACTCGGTCGCCGGGCAATCCTTACGCGCCTGGGCGCGCCGCGCGTCCCCAACGACGGCGGGATTGCGGCGCAGGTGCTGTCATCGCTCGATGAAGCGATGATCGAAGACCGCTCGCTCATCCCAAAGCTCAGGAACATCAATGCCGCCGATCTGCAGTGGACGCTCGTCCGCTGGCAGCCGCCGGGCAATCCTGTCGTCGGTCACGGCACGTTCGCGGGCATTGCCGGCACCGCGGCGCCGCCGCACGACATCTACCTGCTGCAGCTTCGCGTGCAGACGCCAGAAGTGTCTCACACGTCGGCCCACTGGGTGCTGTTTGCGCGGTGGCAGTGGTCAGCTTTCGTCCCCGAGGCCGAAGGCATGTTCGACCGGTTTGCGCTGAACGGGTTGATCACAAACCCCAACCGGGCCGTGGGGCAAGGCGAGTCAGACTCACTGGCGATGTTGGATTGTCTTGCCGCCGAACCCATCCCCGACACGCCCGACATCCGCTACGCCATGGTCGCCGACGCACGCCTGCGACTGCCCACAGGCCGGTACCGCGTGATCGGCTCGGCCGCCGACGGTTTGAAGGTGCTCTTCGACGACAGGCGCGTGATCCACGTCTGGCCTTCGCGGCAGGCGGTACGGCAGGACTTGACCGATGTCATCCTCAGCGGGGCATCCTCGTGCACTGTTCACGTGGAACACTACCGAACCGGCGGCGACGACAAGTTGATGTTGCGGCTGCAGCCTCTCGACCCCGCGGCCGACGCCCTGGCCCGATCGCTCGGCCGCACAAGCCGGTCGGAGGAAAGCCTGCTGTCGGACCTGACCGAAGCCGTCCGCGAAGACTCGTTCCACGGCTGGGCCTTCGGCACGCGCGGCGCGCTGCATGCCCGCGCCGGCCGTCACGATAAGGCCGCCGCCGACTTTGCCGTCGCGACGGAAATCGACTCCACCGAGGCGCTCTGGCAGGCTCACCGGGCAGTCCTGGCGATGCGGACCGGCGGCGAACCGGCGTTTACATCGGTCGTCGCCGGCTGGCGGAGGCAGGCGCTTCCTGAAAAGGACCGGACCGCCGCCGCCCGGATGGCTGTCGTCCTGCTGCTGAAGCCGGGCAAGCCCGAGGCCGACCGCGACAAGCTCGACCACCTGATGGGCGTGGCGACGATGCCATCACCCCTCGGCGGAACACCGCCGGCCGCGCGTTTCTCCCGGGCGATCCTGGAGTACCGCCAGGGGCGACTCGATGCGGCCGAGGCCTTTGCACGGGGTTCGCCCGAGATGGTCTCCCCGCCGGGCCATGCCGTGATGTGCAACCTGCTGCTGGCGATGATCGAACGCGACCGGGGACATGCGGAAAAGGCCGCCGAGGCACGTCAGCGAGCCATCGCCGCCCAGGACGCCTGGTCGAAACAGCCCGAACTGTTTGATTCGTTTGACGCGCTGGACTGGATGATCTGCCAGGAGTTGCTGAAGCAGTCGCGATGA
- a CDS encoding SGNH/GDSL hydrolase family protein yields MNSLTLKCLGLLLLLAIAARGADVAKPPAPTKSEPTNASEAAAQKAVADKLRDDKYAAWVATLPPDEQAWEKVLQQNLGSFYLPIHKNEKIAGRSNAWDFVKDDPKLPRVLLIGDSVSRGYTQSVRKALAGKANVHRAPENCGPTANGLKKIDIWLADGKWDVIHFNFGIHERATPIPDYTQRLEQLVERMKKTGAKVVWASTTPIPDDLPKKQTAASIVERNQAAADVMKKHGVAIDDLFTDITPQLDKLQNPKDVHFNALGYEFLGSRVAAAIEAALK; encoded by the coding sequence ATGAATTCGCTAACGCTCAAGTGTCTCGGACTTCTGTTACTCCTCGCGATCGCCGCCCGCGGTGCCGACGTCGCGAAGCCGCCGGCGCCTACCAAATCCGAGCCGACCAACGCCAGCGAAGCCGCGGCGCAGAAGGCGGTCGCCGACAAGCTTCGCGATGACAAATACGCCGCCTGGGTCGCAACCCTGCCGCCGGACGAGCAGGCGTGGGAAAAGGTTCTGCAACAGAACCTCGGCAGCTTCTACCTGCCCATCCACAAGAACGAGAAGATCGCCGGTCGGTCCAACGCCTGGGACTTCGTGAAGGACGATCCGAAGCTGCCGCGCGTGCTGCTAATCGGCGACTCCGTCTCGCGCGGCTACACACAGTCGGTCCGCAAAGCCCTGGCCGGCAAGGCGAACGTTCATCGCGCCCCGGAAAACTGCGGCCCGACCGCCAACGGCCTGAAGAAGATCGACATCTGGCTGGCTGACGGCAAGTGGGATGTGATTCACTTCAACTTCGGCATTCATGAACGCGCCACGCCGATCCCCGACTACACGCAGCGGCTGGAACAGCTCGTCGAGCGCATGAAGAAGACCGGCGCGAAGGTCGTCTGGGCCAGCACCACACCCATTCCGGATGATCTGCCCAAGAAACAGACCGCGGCGTCCATCGTCGAGCGAAACCAGGCCGCCGCCGATGTGATGAAGAAGCATGGCGTAGCGATCGACGACCTGTTCACCGACATCACGCCACAGCTCGATAAGCTGCAGAACCCCAAGGACGTCCACTTCAATGCCCTCGGCTACGAGTTCCTCGGCAGCCGGGTGGCGGCCGCGATCGAGGCGGCGTT
- a CDS encoding ArsR/SmtB family transcription factor, protein MLNTSLEANALEPLADIFKLLSDGTRLRILSLLAKGERNVTSLCQDLQLPQPTVSHHLGLLRMRNIISNRRNGKQVFYGLDGQVTVGDGQCLVINSDGYKLRICGPAEAMSTVS, encoded by the coding sequence ATGCTTAATACGTCTTTAGAGGCCAATGCTTTGGAACCCCTGGCCGACATTTTCAAGTTGTTGTCCGACGGCACCCGCCTTCGGATTCTGTCGTTGCTCGCCAAGGGCGAGCGGAACGTCACCAGTCTGTGCCAGGACCTTCAGCTCCCTCAGCCGACGGTGAGCCATCACCTCGGGCTGCTGCGGATGCGGAACATCATCAGCAATCGACGTAACGGGAAACAGGTGTTCTACGGGCTCGACGGGCAGGTCACTGTTGGCGACGGGCAATGCCTGGTCATCAATTCCGACGGCTACAAGCTGCGCATCTGCGGCCCGGCCGAAGCGATGTCAACCGTGTCATGA
- a CDS encoding nucleotidyltransferase domain-containing protein — protein sequence MADRVHHPPTLIYSPGTQVAALVAVPDQNDSPLHPRGAVGVVVRSPIDLDHSYRVRFPDGVEASLRRDQITMLAAAKESLIGDPSQGAPHADLFRRVIFRCVIGSQAYGLAGDGSDIDRRGIYLPPADLHWSLYGVPEQLENDATQEVYWELQKFIVLALKANPNVLECLYSPIVEQATPLAAELLAMRSSFLSRLVYQTYNGYVLSQFKKMQADLRNQGQVKWKHVMHLIRLLMSGIHVLRHGVVPVRVEEHREQLLAIKRGEIPWEETERWRLSLHKEFDAAAVATTLPELPDYARANDLLLKARRLATAGELP from the coding sequence ATGGCAGACCGAGTTCACCATCCACCGACACTGATCTACTCCCCGGGAACGCAGGTCGCCGCGCTCGTTGCCGTGCCCGATCAGAACGACTCGCCGCTGCATCCGCGCGGTGCCGTCGGCGTTGTCGTGCGGTCGCCGATCGACCTGGACCATTCGTACCGCGTCCGCTTTCCTGATGGCGTGGAGGCATCGCTCCGCCGCGACCAAATCACCATGCTCGCCGCCGCCAAGGAATCGCTGATCGGCGACCCCTCGCAGGGGGCGCCGCACGCCGACCTCTTTCGCCGCGTCATTTTCCGCTGTGTGATCGGCTCGCAGGCCTACGGCCTGGCCGGCGACGGCTCGGACATCGACCGCCGCGGCATCTATCTCCCCCCTGCCGACCTGCACTGGTCGCTGTATGGCGTTCCCGAGCAGTTGGAGAACGACGCCACCCAGGAGGTCTACTGGGAATTGCAGAAGTTCATCGTGCTGGCGCTCAAGGCCAATCCGAACGTACTGGAATGCCTGTACTCACCGATCGTCGAGCAGGCCACACCGCTTGCTGCCGAGCTCCTGGCGATGCGGTCGAGTTTTCTCTCCCGGCTCGTCTACCAGACCTACAACGGCTACGTCCTCTCGCAGTTCAAGAAGATGCAGGCCGATCTCCGCAACCAGGGGCAGGTGAAGTGGAAGCACGTGATGCACCTCATCCGCCTGCTGATGTCCGGCATTCACGTGCTGCGGCACGGCGTGGTGCCGGTGCGGGTGGAGGAACACCGCGAGCAGTTGCTGGCGATCAAGCGCGGCGAGATCCCCTGGGAAGAAACCGAACGCTGGCGGCTCAGCCTGCACAAAGAGTTCGACGCCGCCGCCGTCGCCACCACCCTTCCCGAATTGCCCGACTATGCGCGTGCTAACGACCTACTATTGAAGGCCCGAAGACTCGCGACCGCGGGGGAGTTGCCATGA